The Manis javanica isolate MJ-LG chromosome 6, MJ_LKY, whole genome shotgun sequence genome contains a region encoding:
- the RDX gene encoding radixin isoform X3: MLNWNLPFSPIQLANNFLTSVLEQHKLTKEQWEERIQNWHEEHRGMLREDSMMEYLKIAQDLEMYGVNYFEIKNKKGTELWLGVDALGLNIYEHDDKLTPKIGFPWSEIRNISFNDKKFVIKPIDKKAPDFVFYAPRLRINKRILALCMGNHELYMRRRKPDTIEVQQMKAQAREEKHQKQLERAQLENEKKKREIAEKEKEKIEREKEELMERLRQIEEQTMKAQKELEEQTRKALELDQERKRAKEEAERLEKERQAAEEAKSAIAKQAADQMKNQEQLAAELAEFTAKIALLEEAKKKKEEEATEWQHKAFAAQEDLEKTKEELKTVMSAPPPPPPPPVIPPTENEHDEHDEDNAEASAELSNEGVVDHRSEEERVAETQKNERVKKQLQALSSELAQARDESKKTQNDVLHAENVKAGRDKYKTLRQIRQGNTKQRIDEFEAMWGPKLYALFQMRSCQSSIKQM, encoded by the exons tgTTTTGGAACAACACAAACTAACAAAAGAACAGTGGGAAGAAAGAATACAAAACTGGCATGAAGAACATAGAGGAATGCTAAG GGAAGATTCTATGATGGAATACCTGAAAATTGCACAAGATCTAGAAATGTATGGAGTcaactattttgaaataaaaaataaaaagggaaccGAATTGTGGCTAGGCGTTGATGCTTTGGGTCTGAATATTTATGAGCATGATGACAA GTTAACACCTAAAATTGGTTTTCCATGGAGTGAAatcagaaatatttcatttaatgacAAAAAATTTGTTATAAAGCCAATTGACAAAAAGGCACCT gattttgttttttatgcaCCTCGTCTGAGAATCAATAAGCGGATTTTGGCCTTGTGTATGGGAAACCACGAGCTCTACATGCGGAGAAGGAAGCCTGATACTATCGAAGTACAGCAGATGAAGGCTCAGGCTAGGGAGGAGAAACACCAGAAGCAATTGGAAAG GGCACAGttagagaatgaaaagaagaaaagagaaatagcagaaaaggaaaaggaaaaaatagaacgTGAAAAGGAAGAGCTAATGGAACGTCTTAGACAAATTGAAGAACAGACAATGAAAGCACAGAAAG AACTAGAAGAACAGACTCGAAAAGCTCTAGAACTGGACCAGGAACGAAAACGAGCAAAAGAAGAAGCAGAAAGGCTTGAAAAGGAGCGTCAAGCTGCGGAAGAGGCCAAGTCTGCTATAGCCAAGCAAGCTGCTGACCAGATGAAGAACCAGGAACAGCTG GCAGCAGAACTCGCGGAATTCACTGCCAAGATTGCCCTTCTGGAAGAAGccaagaagaagaaggaagaggaagctACCGAGTGGCAGCACAAA GCTTTTGCAGCCCAGGAAGACTTGGAAAAGACCAAAGAAGAGTTAAAAACTGTGATGtctgctcctcctccccctcccccccctcCGGTCATTCCTCCGACAGAAAATGAACACGATGAACATGATGAGGACAATGCCGAGGCCAGTGCCGAGCTGTCAAACGAAGGAGTGGTGGACCACAGGAGTGAGGAGGAGCGCGtggcagaaacacagaaaaatgagCGCGTTAAAAAACAGCTCCAG gcaTTAAGTTCAGAATTAGCCCAAGCCAGAGATGAAagcaagaaaacacaaaatgacGTTCTTCATGCTGAGAATGTTAAAGCAGGCCGTGATAAGTACAAGACTCTGCGGCAGATCCGACAAGGCAATACAAAGCAACGTATTGATGAGTTTGAAGCAAT